In Dietzia sp. ANT_WB102, a genomic segment contains:
- a CDS encoding NAD(P)/FAD-dependent oxidoreductase, whose protein sequence is MNPRHDVVVIGSGHNGLVCAAYLARSGFDVHVVEKDTVIGGATSTVERYPGHRTDRGSSAHLMIRHTGIIEELDLAAHGLRYIDCDPWGFAPAPPGSDAPPIVFHRDLDATCSSIASACGEADAHAYREFVRRWDVLAGRMMKGFSVRPTAPGLGSAFLGVDDLRDPFGTVQTFLSSGDALLDSLFTSERLKAALSWFGAQSGPPMSHPATAPMIGFAALMHRIPPGRAIGGSGALADALTSAVRAHGGSVTAGAGAGAIRRAGPGWRVDTEDGRSLYCSAVVAACHVHTTLGLLSRELPAGTLDGWRRRIRPGFGLGMAVRLGTSDLPTYPGVPTSISAHGLQLLVTDRRDLDRRYGVAAAGALDADPAVLAMSFSSLDPSLAPEGRHELTLWSQWHPRHLADGRGWSEEGGAEADRIVAVADRFAPGLADSIIHRHVQTPEDLEIELGLIGGNVMHVEMSLDQMLPMRPHPDLRGYAVPGADGVFLAGASTHPGGGVIGSSGRTVAQLVSRSLGRSARRRLRPRAQ, encoded by the coding sequence GTGAACCCCCGGCATGACGTCGTGGTGATCGGCTCCGGCCACAACGGGCTAGTGTGCGCCGCCTATCTGGCCCGCTCCGGATTCGACGTGCACGTAGTCGAGAAGGACACGGTGATCGGTGGGGCAACGTCGACGGTCGAGCGGTACCCGGGCCACCGCACCGACCGTGGATCCTCGGCACACCTGATGATCCGGCACACCGGCATCATCGAGGAACTCGATCTGGCAGCACACGGGCTGCGTTACATCGACTGCGACCCCTGGGGATTCGCCCCCGCCCCGCCGGGGTCCGATGCCCCACCGATCGTCTTCCACCGCGATCTCGACGCCACGTGCTCCAGCATCGCCTCGGCCTGCGGTGAGGCCGACGCACACGCCTACCGCGAGTTCGTCCGCCGGTGGGATGTCCTCGCGGGCCGGATGATGAAGGGCTTCTCGGTCCGTCCCACCGCCCCGGGCCTCGGATCGGCGTTCCTGGGGGTCGACGACCTTCGCGATCCGTTCGGCACGGTCCAGACCTTCCTGTCGTCCGGTGACGCTCTGTTGGACTCGCTATTCACGTCGGAGCGACTGAAGGCCGCGCTGTCCTGGTTCGGGGCCCAGTCGGGGCCGCCGATGTCGCACCCGGCCACCGCCCCGATGATCGGGTTCGCTGCGCTGATGCACCGGATCCCTCCCGGTCGGGCGATCGGCGGCTCAGGCGCGCTCGCCGACGCCCTCACGTCCGCCGTCCGAGCACACGGGGGTTCGGTCACCGCGGGCGCCGGGGCCGGCGCTATCCGGCGCGCGGGTCCGGGATGGCGTGTCGACACCGAGGACGGACGCTCCCTGTACTGCTCGGCTGTCGTCGCCGCCTGCCACGTCCACACCACCCTGGGGCTCCTCAGCCGTGAGCTTCCGGCGGGGACACTGGACGGCTGGCGACGACGGATCCGACCCGGGTTCGGGCTGGGCATGGCCGTTCGGCTCGGCACCAGCGACCTGCCCACGTATCCCGGCGTCCCCACCAGCATCAGCGCCCACGGTTTGCAGCTACTCGTCACCGACAGGCGTGACCTCGACCGTCGCTACGGGGTCGCCGCGGCAGGTGCCCTTGACGCCGACCCCGCCGTCCTGGCGATGAGCTTCAGTTCTCTCGACCCCTCACTCGCGCCGGAGGGCCGGCACGAGCTGACGCTGTGGTCGCAGTGGCACCCCCGCCACCTCGCCGACGGTCGTGGATGGTCTGAGGAGGGAGGCGCGGAGGCGGACCGGATCGTCGCGGTCGCGGACCGATTCGCTCCGGGCCTGGCCGACTCGATCATCCACCGTCACGTCCAGACCCCTGAGGATCTGGAGATCGAACTGGGACTGATCGGAGGGAACGTCATGCACGTGGAAATGTCGCTGGACCAGATGTTGCCGATGCGCCCCCACCCCGATCTGCGCGGTTACGCCGTGCCCGGGGCTGACGGAGTCTTCCTGGCGGGGGCATCGACGCACCCGGGTGGCGGTGTCATCGGGTCCAGCGGCAGGACTGTGGCACAACTCGTCTCGCGCAGTCTCGGCAGGTCGGCGCGGCGGCGACTGCGGCCCCGGGCACAATGA
- a CDS encoding N-acetyltransferase, with amino-acid sequence MDTVITRLDAADFRDRLPEALGVYVDAMGYSPQVIRSRAAAWMEHSYREGWSGVAAFEAPRRRLLGPTRGQLVAICYGYHGAPGQWWYDQVSRGLRDRGRELPPDYVELTELHVAPGLQGRGIGAALMRTFLDDRPESTVLLSTPEVEGENNGAWRLYRSMGFTDVLRSYRFQGDARPFAVLARSLPLPDDGDQA; translated from the coding sequence ATGGACACCGTGATCACCCGGCTCGATGCAGCCGACTTCCGAGACCGACTGCCCGAGGCTCTGGGGGTCTACGTCGACGCCATGGGCTATTCCCCGCAGGTGATCCGTTCTCGGGCCGCAGCGTGGATGGAGCACAGCTACCGGGAGGGCTGGTCCGGGGTCGCCGCGTTCGAGGCTCCGCGTCGGCGTCTGCTCGGTCCGACGCGGGGTCAGCTCGTCGCCATCTGCTACGGCTACCACGGTGCTCCCGGGCAGTGGTGGTACGACCAGGTCTCACGGGGGCTCCGAGACCGTGGCCGAGAACTCCCACCCGACTACGTGGAACTGACGGAGTTGCACGTCGCCCCCGGACTCCAGGGGCGAGGGATCGGCGCGGCTCTCATGCGCACCTTCCTCGACGACCGGCCGGAGAGCACGGTTCTGCTGTCGACGCCCGAGGTCGAGGGCGAGAACAACGGCGCCTGGCGTCTGTACCGGTCGATGGGGTTCACCGATGTGCTCCGTTCCTACCGGTTCCAGGGCGATGCCAGACCGTTCGCCGTCCTGGCCCGGTCCCTGCCCCTTCCAGATGACGGGGATCAGGCGTGA
- a CDS encoding SAV_6107 family HEPN domain-containing protein has product MDSWNRQRMSGGGAVGILGRASRAELHRGRAIAAADPAERFLEAYRAARYAASALLAPGPRRRGPADVWHRLAAEVPELGQWATAFGGYSALAAAVEDGLPRTISDHMADDFLWAVGRFLDVVDERLGVLGPAA; this is encoded by the coding sequence ATGGATAGCTGGAACAGGCAGCGGATGTCTGGCGGGGGAGCCGTGGGGATCCTCGGACGGGCGAGCCGGGCAGAGCTGCACCGTGGACGCGCGATCGCCGCCGCGGATCCTGCCGAGCGCTTCCTCGAGGCATACCGCGCCGCGAGGTACGCAGCGAGCGCACTACTTGCTCCGGGGCCGCGGCGGCGCGGGCCCGCGGACGTGTGGCACCGGCTCGCGGCAGAGGTACCGGAGCTGGGCCAGTGGGCGACCGCTTTTGGTGGGTACTCCGCGCTGGCGGCCGCGGTCGAGGACGGCCTCCCGCGCACGATCTCGGATCACATGGCGGATGATTTCCTGTGGGCAGTGGGCCGGTTTCTCGATGTGGTGGACGAGCGGTTGGGGGTCCTGGGCCCCGCGGCCTGA
- a CDS encoding DUF3040 domain-containing protein, with protein MPLSEHEQRMLKEIESALYADDPKFASSVRKTGSTGARRPAGLVVALAILGVALLIGGLALDFKPGGFPVLSLVGFLVMFAAGVLALRSTPAQRTHGLKRPGGARVPGAGRASTKSADGRSYSSRMEDRFRRRFDQEP; from the coding sequence GTGCCCCTGTCCGAGCACGAGCAGCGCATGCTCAAGGAAATCGAGAGCGCGCTCTACGCCGACGACCCCAAGTTCGCGTCGTCCGTCCGAAAGACCGGTTCGACCGGTGCTCGTCGTCCTGCGGGCTTGGTGGTTGCGCTGGCGATCCTCGGAGTGGCCCTTCTGATCGGCGGCCTCGCCCTCGACTTCAAGCCCGGAGGCTTCCCGGTACTGAGTCTCGTCGGGTTCCTCGTCATGTTCGCAGCGGGCGTCCTCGCCCTGCGCTCCACGCCGGCGCAGAGAACCCACGGACTCAAGCGCCCCGGCGGCGCGCGAGTCCCCGGTGCCGGACGGGCGTCGACCAAGTCCGCTGACGGACGGTCCTATTCATCCCGGATGGAGGATCGCTTCCGTCGTCGTTTCGACCAGGAGCCGTAG
- the mraZ gene encoding division/cell wall cluster transcriptional repressor MraZ, producing the protein MTDTDPVDSGRERAFVGYGTHRPKLDDKGRLTIPARFRPGLADGVVVCGWFTNTLSVFPEDEFDALVRKVRPTANLSERHMAFFRLLVSGAEVQQLDSQGRISIPASQRNYAGLDKDCVVNGLGERLEVWDAEAWDRYSEENLPVFSEMEGTSLGIEF; encoded by the coding sequence GTGACCGACACCGATCCCGTCGACTCTGGACGCGAACGAGCCTTTGTCGGGTACGGGACACACCGTCCCAAGCTCGACGACAAGGGGCGACTGACGATCCCCGCCCGATTCAGGCCAGGCCTGGCAGACGGGGTGGTGGTGTGTGGGTGGTTCACCAACACACTCTCGGTTTTCCCTGAAGACGAGTTCGACGCGCTGGTCCGAAAGGTCCGGCCGACCGCCAACCTCAGCGAGAGGCACATGGCGTTCTTCCGGCTCTTGGTGAGCGGTGCGGAAGTCCAGCAACTGGATTCGCAGGGACGGATCTCCATCCCGGCGAGTCAGCGGAACTACGCGGGTCTCGACAAGGACTGCGTCGTCAACGGCCTCGGGGAGCGTCTCGAGGTCTGGGACGCCGAAGCGTGGGATCGCTACAGCGAGGAGAACCTACCCGTGTTCTCCGAGATGGAGGGCACCTCACTCGGTATCGAGTTCTGA
- the rsmH gene encoding 16S rRNA (cytosine(1402)-N(4))-methyltransferase RsmH, with amino-acid sequence MAGESDADRAESRSGHVPVFLERTIELFRPVVETAEQEGRVPVIVDGTLGLGGHSSHLLAEFGDLHILGVDRDPEALDMATRRLVAYRDRFTPVHARFDDFERVISALPTGARDEAGPAVDGILLDFGVSSMQLDVAERGFAYSVDAPLDMRMDPTTGPTAADILADYPRDDLARVLRVYGEERFARQIAAAIVRRRDTDPVLTSSQLVELLYDTIPQGARRTGGHPGKRVFQALRIEVNAELEAVENAVPGYLDLLRTGGRAVFMSYHSLEDKIVKRELATRTASRTPAGLPVELPGHGPEFEAVTRGAEKASQEEIDHNPRSASVRVRCVRRIDGRTP; translated from the coding sequence ATGGCAGGAGAGTCTGATGCCGACCGCGCCGAATCGCGCTCTGGGCACGTCCCCGTCTTTCTCGAGCGAACCATCGAACTCTTCCGGCCCGTCGTCGAGACCGCCGAGCAAGAGGGGCGCGTCCCGGTCATCGTGGACGGCACCCTCGGGCTCGGGGGGCATTCCTCCCACCTGCTGGCTGAGTTCGGAGACCTGCACATCCTCGGGGTCGACCGCGACCCTGAAGCTCTCGACATGGCGACTCGCCGACTTGTCGCTTACCGCGACCGATTTACGCCGGTGCACGCCCGGTTCGATGACTTCGAGCGGGTCATCTCGGCGCTGCCCACCGGGGCACGGGATGAGGCGGGCCCCGCGGTCGACGGGATCCTCCTCGACTTCGGTGTCTCATCCATGCAACTCGACGTGGCCGAACGCGGTTTCGCGTACTCCGTCGACGCCCCACTCGACATGAGGATGGATCCCACCACCGGCCCCACAGCCGCAGACATCCTGGCCGACTACCCCCGTGACGACCTCGCTCGCGTGCTGCGCGTGTACGGGGAGGAGCGATTCGCACGTCAAATCGCCGCCGCGATCGTCCGCCGCCGGGACACCGATCCTGTCCTCACCAGCTCGCAGCTCGTCGAACTGCTCTACGACACGATCCCGCAGGGGGCTCGCCGGACCGGCGGTCATCCAGGCAAGCGCGTTTTCCAGGCGCTGCGGATTGAGGTCAACGCCGAATTGGAGGCCGTGGAAAACGCGGTACCGGGGTACCTGGACCTACTCAGGACCGGTGGTCGTGCGGTCTTCATGTCCTACCACTCCCTCGAGGACAAGATCGTCAAGCGCGAACTCGCGACACGAACCGCATCGCGCACACCCGCCGGCCTGCCGGTGGAGCTCCCCGGCCACGGCCCAGAGTTCGAGGCGGTCACCAGGGGAGCCGAAAAGGCGTCACAAGAGGAGATCGACCACAACCCGCGCTCGGCCTCGGTGCGGGTGCGATGTGTCCGGCGTATCGACGGGAGAACCCCATGA
- a CDS encoding penicillin-binding protein 2, producing the protein MTERRSPGTGARGAPHGTPPGGGRPPNRFGRVLTASATERRFTFMRSAFAIIMVIALVKLFWVQTIGGTELAARAESQRQVHEVLPATRGAIIDLHGDPIAFTREARDLSIQPLVEQRNAEARRELDSTKPTWDELVAEMADEFGTVLGDAVDRDEIKAKLSSGGGFTYLVRNVDVTLANAITRKFPMIGAERVDIREYPGGALAANVVGATTKSDAGKLIGLQGIEAHFNDELDGEEGRQTFDRAQDNTVIPGTLRNVTEPRDGDTIRLTLDADLQWHVQKAIQSAKDSSGAESASAVVLDAHTGEVRAMANDNTFNPAVGVGAELERGADLGNPAITSPFEPGSVQKIITAAAAIESGLTDPNEIHSVDGSIRMEGVTVSDAWQHGPTPYTTTGIFGKSSNVGTLMLAQRVGKQSFSEYLHKFGLGQRSGIELAGESEGLVPDLQNWQGGTFANLPIGQGLSMTTLQMAGIYQTIANDGVRVPPRLVAERVSPDGESQQAERPEGERVVSTETARTVRDMFRAVVQSGPGAQTGTGPQAAVAGYQISGKTGTAQQIDPGCSCYSNSRYWITFAGILPADDPRYVIAIMLDAPSRGTLGASAAPLFHDIASWLVNRDNIPPSAPAPELVLQAQ; encoded by the coding sequence ATGACCGAACGACGCAGCCCGGGAACGGGAGCCCGGGGCGCCCCGCACGGCACCCCGCCGGGGGGCGGGCGTCCACCGAACCGCTTCGGGAGGGTCCTCACCGCCTCCGCGACCGAACGCCGTTTCACCTTCATGCGTTCCGCCTTCGCAATAATTATGGTCATTGCCCTGGTCAAGCTCTTCTGGGTGCAGACCATCGGAGGCACCGAGCTCGCGGCCCGCGCCGAGAGCCAACGTCAGGTCCACGAGGTCCTCCCCGCTACCCGGGGGGCAATCATCGACCTGCACGGCGACCCCATCGCGTTCACCCGTGAGGCCCGCGATCTGTCGATCCAGCCACTGGTCGAGCAGCGCAACGCCGAAGCCCGCCGGGAACTCGACAGCACCAAACCCACCTGGGACGAGCTGGTCGCCGAGATGGCCGATGAATTCGGCACCGTTCTCGGTGACGCAGTCGACCGTGACGAGATAAAGGCCAAACTCTCATCGGGGGGCGGCTTCACCTACCTCGTCCGCAACGTCGACGTCACCCTCGCCAACGCGATCACCCGCAAGTTCCCCATGATCGGCGCGGAGCGCGTCGACATCCGCGAATACCCGGGAGGCGCACTCGCCGCCAACGTCGTCGGTGCGACGACCAAGAGCGATGCCGGCAAACTGATCGGACTGCAGGGCATCGAGGCGCACTTCAACGACGAGCTCGACGGAGAGGAAGGGCGTCAGACGTTTGACCGTGCCCAGGACAACACCGTCATCCCGGGCACGCTTCGCAACGTGACCGAACCCCGTGACGGGGACACCATCCGTCTCACGCTCGACGCCGACCTGCAGTGGCACGTGCAGAAGGCTATCCAGTCCGCCAAGGACTCCTCCGGGGCCGAGTCCGCCTCCGCTGTTGTGCTGGACGCCCACACCGGTGAGGTACGCGCGATGGCCAACGACAACACCTTCAACCCCGCTGTCGGTGTCGGGGCCGAACTCGAGCGCGGAGCGGACCTGGGAAACCCGGCCATCACATCGCCGTTCGAACCCGGCTCCGTACAGAAGATCATCACTGCCGCCGCCGCGATCGAATCGGGACTGACCGATCCGAACGAAATCCACTCCGTGGATGGCAGCATCCGGATGGAAGGCGTCACGGTCTCCGACGCGTGGCAGCATGGTCCCACTCCGTACACCACCACGGGCATCTTCGGAAAGTCCTCCAACGTTGGCACACTCATGCTGGCCCAGCGAGTGGGTAAGCAGTCGTTCTCCGAATACCTGCACAAGTTCGGACTGGGCCAACGGTCGGGGATCGAGCTCGCTGGCGAGTCCGAGGGGCTCGTGCCCGACCTGCAGAACTGGCAGGGCGGCACCTTCGCCAACTTGCCCATCGGACAGGGTTTGTCCATGACCACCCTGCAGATGGCCGGCATTTATCAGACCATCGCCAACGACGGCGTCCGGGTGCCGCCGCGGCTTGTCGCCGAGCGTGTCAGTCCGGACGGTGAGAGCCAGCAGGCTGAGCGCCCCGAGGGTGAGCGTGTGGTCAGCACGGAAACCGCTCGCACGGTGCGGGACATGTTCCGCGCCGTCGTACAGTCGGGCCCGGGCGCGCAGACGGGCACCGGCCCCCAGGCCGCGGTCGCCGGATACCAGATCAGTGGTAAGACCGGCACCGCACAGCAGATCGACCCCGGGTGCTCCTGCTACTCCAACTCGCGCTACTGGATCACCTTCGCCGGCATATTGCCCGCCGATGATCCGCGGTACGTGATCGCGATCATGCTCGACGCACCCTCGCGGGGCACGCTCGGGGCATCCGCCGCCCCGCTCTTCCACGACATCGCCTCGTGGCTGGTCAACCGGGACAACATCCCGCCGTCGGCCCCCGCCCCTGAACTGGTCCTGCAGGCGCAGTGA
- a CDS encoding UDP-N-acetylmuramoyl-L-alanyl-D-glutamate--2,6-diaminopimelate ligase, translated as MTTARRLADAVRATLLGEISQGGSEITGATIRAQDCGPGILFAALPGNRVHGAEFGATAVEAGAGAVLTDPEGLELMAAVADRLPVLVHPDPRSVLGTVSAEVTGDPSAALDVVGITGTSGKTTTSYLVEAALEGCGHVAGLIGTTGSRIDGRALPSRLTTPEAPEFQALLARMRDEGARAVAAEVSSHALRLGRVDGTRFAVGAFLNLSQDHLDFHPSMDDYFRAKCRLFDADVDPGSAVRPAERAVVVVEDEWGRRLLGIRPDAVTVSSEPSAAADWTAGQSTATERATQIFTAHGPRGLSVDVELPLLGRFNVTNALVALAIVDALGADVADAAAGLARVRVPGRLEPVVRGQDFRVLVDYAHKPGAVAAVLHSVRAQTDGRIAVVLGAGGDRDPGKRELMGAAAAEIADMIVVTDDNPRSEDPATIRAAVLAGAEAAAGEGTRIEEVGDRGVAIATAIDWARTGDVVVIAGKGHETGQEINGAVFPFDDRARAAEELTRRLGYAAPSGETEDSTQ; from the coding sequence ATGACGACAGCGCGACGGCTGGCAGACGCGGTGCGGGCCACCCTTCTCGGCGAGATCTCCCAGGGCGGGAGCGAGATCACCGGAGCAACGATCCGGGCACAGGACTGCGGCCCCGGAATTCTCTTCGCAGCATTACCCGGCAACCGGGTACACGGGGCCGAGTTCGGCGCCACCGCGGTCGAGGCGGGGGCCGGGGCGGTGCTCACCGATCCCGAGGGGCTTGAGCTGATGGCTGCCGTGGCCGACCGCCTTCCAGTCCTGGTGCACCCCGACCCCCGGTCGGTCCTCGGCACAGTGTCCGCAGAGGTGACCGGGGACCCCTCCGCTGCCCTGGATGTCGTGGGGATCACGGGGACGTCCGGCAAGACCACCACCTCCTATCTCGTCGAGGCGGCCCTCGAGGGCTGTGGTCATGTGGCCGGCCTCATCGGCACGACCGGCAGCCGAATCGACGGGCGGGCTCTGCCCAGCCGCCTCACGACCCCCGAGGCCCCCGAGTTCCAGGCGCTCCTGGCCCGGATGCGGGACGAGGGCGCCCGCGCGGTTGCGGCCGAAGTTTCCAGTCACGCACTGCGCCTCGGGCGGGTCGACGGCACTCGGTTCGCCGTCGGCGCCTTTCTCAACCTGTCGCAGGATCACCTGGACTTCCATCCGAGCATGGACGACTACTTTCGGGCCAAGTGTCGGTTGTTCGACGCCGACGTCGACCCGGGGTCGGCGGTCCGCCCTGCGGAGCGCGCGGTCGTCGTGGTCGAGGACGAGTGGGGCCGGCGGCTGCTGGGGATTCGCCCGGACGCGGTCACCGTCTCGAGCGAACCCTCCGCCGCTGCGGACTGGACGGCAGGGCAGTCCACGGCCACCGAACGCGCTACCCAGATTTTCACCGCGCACGGACCGCGCGGGCTGAGTGTCGATGTGGAACTGCCACTGCTCGGCCGGTTCAACGTGACCAACGCACTGGTAGCGCTGGCTATCGTCGATGCTCTCGGCGCGGACGTCGCTGATGCCGCGGCCGGGCTCGCTCGCGTCCGCGTCCCCGGGCGTCTTGAGCCTGTGGTCCGGGGCCAGGACTTCCGGGTGCTCGTGGACTACGCCCACAAGCCCGGGGCGGTGGCGGCGGTGCTCCACTCCGTCCGCGCGCAGACCGACGGCCGCATCGCCGTGGTGCTCGGCGCCGGAGGCGATCGCGATCCCGGGAAACGCGAGCTCATGGGCGCTGCCGCCGCCGAGATCGCCGACATGATCGTGGTGACCGACGACAACCCACGCAGCGAGGATCCGGCAACGATCCGTGCGGCAGTCCTGGCTGGCGCCGAGGCGGCCGCCGGTGAGGGCACCCGGATCGAGGAGGTCGGGGACCGTGGCGTCGCCATCGCCACCGCGATCGACTGGGCCCGCACCGGGGATGTCGTAGTGATCGCCGGCAAGGGGCACGAGACCGGTCAGGAGATCAACGGTGCCGTGTTCCCGTTCGACGACCGCGCCAGAGCCGCCGAAGAACTCACCAGACGACTCGGATATGCCGCCCCTTCGGGCGAGACGGAGGACAGCACACAATGA
- the murF gene encoding UDP-N-acetylmuramoyl-tripeptide--D-alanyl-D-alanine ligase yields the protein MIDLTLGEIAGIVGGRLVGGDPASAVTGSVEFDSRRIQEGGLFFALPGERVDGHDFVGRALHAGAAAALVAHEVDGVGGAQIVVPAVDRRQTNAMALAADADGSGASVLAALGALARASVDRLVADHGLVVVGVTGSSGKTSTKDLIAAVLSAAGTVVAPPGSFNNEIGHPWTALRADENTDFLVLELSARAPGNIRELAALAPPRIGVVLNVGTAHLGEFGSREVIAATKGELVEALPATADGGVAVLNADDERVTAMAGRTAAEVVTVGLGGAADVRAEQVRLDDEARASFRLVTPRGDAEVALRVHGEHQVGNALSAAAVGLACGMDVGQVAAALGTAEAASARRMDVRMTDDGVTVINDSYNANPDSMRAALKSLAVMARSAGGHRRTWAVLGEMAELGDDSITEHDLLGRFLVRLDVSQLVVVGLGRPQRAMFQGAIQEGSWGSEAEHVATAEEAMAILDERVEPGDIVLVKASAAVGLWSVAEHMLATRGEEK from the coding sequence ATGATCGACCTCACCCTCGGCGAGATCGCCGGGATAGTCGGCGGTCGGTTGGTCGGTGGTGACCCCGCGTCGGCCGTCACCGGTTCCGTGGAGTTCGACTCCCGCCGGATCCAGGAGGGAGGGCTGTTCTTCGCCCTGCCCGGCGAGCGCGTCGACGGACACGACTTTGTCGGCCGCGCCCTCCACGCCGGGGCTGCCGCAGCGCTCGTCGCGCACGAGGTCGACGGGGTGGGCGGCGCGCAGATCGTGGTCCCGGCTGTCGACCGGAGGCAGACCAACGCGATGGCGCTGGCCGCCGACGCCGACGGCTCCGGCGCGTCGGTGCTCGCCGCGCTCGGCGCCCTCGCCCGAGCCAGCGTCGACCGGTTGGTCGCCGACCACGGCCTTGTCGTGGTGGGGGTGACCGGCTCGTCCGGTAAGACCAGTACCAAGGACCTCATCGCCGCGGTGCTGTCCGCGGCGGGCACGGTCGTCGCGCCGCCCGGGTCGTTCAACAACGAAATCGGGCACCCCTGGACGGCGTTGCGGGCCGATGAAAACACCGATTTCCTCGTTCTGGAGCTCAGTGCCCGTGCGCCCGGGAACATCCGCGAGCTCGCGGCACTGGCGCCGCCACGCATCGGGGTCGTACTCAACGTCGGCACCGCCCATCTCGGTGAGTTCGGGTCACGCGAGGTCATCGCGGCCACCAAGGGCGAGCTCGTCGAGGCCCTCCCGGCCACGGCCGACGGCGGGGTCGCGGTCCTCAACGCCGACGACGAGCGGGTCACGGCCATGGCCGGACGTACCGCCGCCGAGGTAGTCACCGTGGGGCTGGGCGGGGCCGCGGATGTCCGCGCGGAGCAGGTCCGACTCGACGACGAGGCCCGCGCCTCCTTCCGTCTGGTCACCCCGCGGGGTGACGCCGAGGTGGCGCTCCGAGTGCACGGCGAACATCAGGTGGGCAACGCCTTGTCGGCGGCCGCGGTGGGACTCGCGTGTGGGATGGACGTCGGGCAGGTCGCCGCAGCCTTGGGTACCGCCGAAGCCGCTTCCGCCCGCCGGATGGACGTACGGATGACCGACGACGGAGTCACGGTCATCAATGACTCGTACAACGCCAACCCCGATTCGATGCGGGCCGCGCTGAAGTCCCTTGCCGTGATGGCCCGCTCCGCCGGCGGCCACCGGCGGACATGGGCGGTGCTGGGGGAGATGGCCGAACTCGGCGACGACTCGATCACCGAGCACGACTTGCTGGGGCGTTTTCTCGTTCGGCTGGACGTGTCCCAACTCGTGGTCGTCGGCCTCGGCCGACCCCAACGAGCGATGTTCCAGGGCGCGATCCAGGAGGGATCGTGGGGCTCCGAGGCGGAGCATGTCGCCACTGCCGAGGAGGCCATGGCGATCCTGGACGAACGTGTGGAGCCGGGCGACATCGTCCTGGTCAAGGCGTCGGCGGCGGTCGGTCTGTGGAGCGTCGCGGAGCATATGCTCGCGACGCGTGGTGAGGAGAAGTAG
- the mraY gene encoding phospho-N-acetylmuramoyl-pentapeptide-transferase — MTQIMIAGIVAFVVSIFLTPVLIIYFRRHGYGQEIRLEGPQSHMSKRGTPNMGGLAILAAVWLGYIVAGVIGQATVGGGGFTASGLLVLGLATALAVVGMIDDGSKVFKRQNKGLGILSKTIGQVLAALAFGILVLQFRNPDGLTPASRSLSYVRDFVAVTFPVVVFLIFIVILVYGWSNAVNFTDGLDGLAAGSMAMVMGTYVVFTFWQFRYSCFSTAEGVDLSGCYQVRDPLDIAVLCSAALGACLGFLWWNAAPAKIFMGDTGSMFLGGIVAGVSVVSRTELLMVVVGAVFVIEFVSVLIQVAAFRTTGRRPFRMTPIHHHFENGGWAETTVTIRFWLLVAISCGLAIALFYGDWLASSTG; from the coding sequence ATGACCCAGATCATGATCGCAGGCATCGTCGCCTTCGTCGTGAGCATCTTCCTCACACCGGTGCTCATCATCTACTTCCGTCGGCACGGGTATGGACAAGAGATCCGGCTCGAGGGACCGCAGTCCCACATGAGCAAGCGCGGCACCCCCAACATGGGCGGCCTCGCAATTCTCGCCGCCGTGTGGCTCGGATACATCGTCGCCGGGGTGATCGGGCAGGCGACCGTCGGCGGGGGCGGGTTCACCGCCTCGGGCCTGCTCGTGCTCGGCCTGGCCACAGCCTTGGCCGTGGTCGGGATGATCGACGACGGTTCCAAGGTGTTCAAGCGCCAGAACAAGGGGCTGGGCATCCTGTCCAAGACGATCGGACAGGTCCTCGCCGCCCTCGCGTTCGGCATCCTTGTGCTGCAGTTCCGTAACCCGGACGGGCTCACCCCGGCCAGTCGGTCGCTGAGCTATGTTCGGGACTTCGTCGCCGTGACCTTCCCCGTCGTTGTCTTCCTCATCTTCATCGTCATCCTCGTCTACGGCTGGTCCAACGCGGTCAACTTCACCGACGGTCTCGACGGCCTCGCCGCCGGGTCCATGGCCATGGTGATGGGCACCTACGTGGTGTTCACCTTCTGGCAGTTCCGTTACTCCTGCTTCTCCACCGCCGAGGGCGTCGACCTGTCGGGGTGCTACCAGGTCCGCGACCCACTCGACATCGCGGTGTTGTGTTCGGCCGCGCTCGGAGCCTGCCTCGGATTCCTGTGGTGGAACGCTGCCCCGGCCAAGATCTTCATGGGGGACACCGGGTCTATGTTCCTCGGCGGAATCGTCGCGGGCGTGTCCGTGGTCTCCCGTACCGAACTGCTCATGGTGGTCGTGGGTGCGGTGTTCGTCATCGAGTTCGTCTCGGTGCTCATCCAGGTGGCCGCATTCCGGACCACCGGGCGTAGACCGTTCCGGATGACCCCCATCCACCACCACTTCGAGAACGGGGGCTGGGCCGAGACCACCGTGACCATCCGGTTCTGGCTGCTTGTCGCGATCTCCTGTGGCCTGGCGATCGCCCTCTTCTACGGCGACTGGCTCGCGAGCTCGACGGGATGA